Genomic segment of Sinorhizobium meliloti:
ACGAGCGCTCGGCTCCTGGCAATCACAGCTCAGGTGGGCCTCGATCCCCGGCGCCTCGAACTCGAGATCACCGAGACCGCTGCGATGGCCGACGCCGGCACTGCCCAGAGGATCGTCACCGAATTGAGAGCGGCCGGCGTGCGCGTGTCGCTGGACGATTTCGGAACGGGCCAGTCGAGCCTCGGGCGGCTCAGGGATTTTTCCCTCGACAAGGTGAAGATAGACCGGACCTTCGTTTCGGGGATTTCCACCGACCGGACTTCAGAACATATCGTCAAGGCTATCGTTTCGATGTGCGAGGGGCTGGAACTCGCCGTGGTCGCCGAAGGCATCGAGCATTCATCCGAGGCGCTGAAGCTCAAGGCGCTCGGCTGCGGCCTGGGACAGGGCTATTTCTACGGCAAGCCCGCCGATGCCGATGCCACCTTGCGTTACCTTTCCGAGCATTACCCGGATATGGCGGCGGCGCGCTGAAGCGCCTCATGCCCGCTTGCGGTTCCGGCCCCCGAACGGTCGCGGAGGCCCTCCTCCAAAAGCCAGTCGCGGATGCGGCGCGCCTGACTGTTGAGTTCGCGTGACCGCGGCCAGACGACGTAGAAGGCCTGGCCCGTCCTCAGCACATGCCCCCCGACCGGCACCAGCGCGCCGGAGCGCACCTGCCGGGCGGTCAGATGCTCCCAGCCGAGCGCAATGCCCTCTCCCGCCAGCACGGCCTGGATCACGAGCACGTAATCGTTGATCGCGAGCCGCTTGCCTTGCGCCGGATAGGCAAGGCCCGCGCTCGCGAACCATTCGGTCCAGTCGCAGGCCCGCCTTACGGGCTCTTCGAGGTGGATAAGATTGTGCCTGATGAGGTCCGCGGGCGTTGCCGGCAGCCCATGCGTCTCGATATAGGCGGGTGTCGCCACGGCCTGAATGACTTCATCGGCCAGCACCGCCGCGTGATAGCGCGGCCAATGGCTGGGGTCCCCGCCACGAATGCCGAGCGGGATCGGCTCCTCATCCAGATCGAGGTCGCGCACGCTTGTCTGGATGCGAAGGTCGATCTCCGGCAGGTCTTCGCGCAGCCGGGCTAGCCGCGGCAGCATCCACATGGAGGTGAAGGCCGTCGAGGCCGCCAGCGTCACATTGGTCTCGCGCCCTTTGGCGCGGATGTCTTCGGCCGACTTCTGGATCCGCGCGAGGCCGACCGAGACATCCGCGTGAAACTTTTCTCCCGCCTCCGTCAGTTCGACGGCCCGGTGCACACGGTGGAACAGCGGCACGCCCAGCTGGTTCTCGAGTCCTCGAATGGCGTAGGACACCGCTGCCTGAGTCATTCCGAGCTCACCGGCAGCGCGTGTGAAGTTCTGATGCCGGCCGGCTGCCTCGAAGACGATGAGGCTTGCGGCAGACGGTAGGAGACGGCGCAGGTTTTCCATAAGTACCACTTATATCAAGCGTCGAATTTTTCCTGCGTTACAATAGCCTCTCTCGTCAATACCATCATTGCAAATGATGGGAGATCGACCATGGAAGTGTTGGAAGCAACCGGCGAGGCGCCGAAACGGACCCGGAGCGGGCGACCGCAGCGACGCGAGGGCAGCAAGAATCTCGGCGTACCCTACATCGCCCGCAATATACCGACCTATGACATCCTCGGCGAGGAGAACCTGGAGCGGATCGAAGGGGTGGCCGACCGCATTCTCGCAGAAGTTGGCATCGAGTTTCGCGACGACCCGGTGGCGCTCGACCACTGGCGGCGCGCCGGGGCCAAAATCGAAGGCCTTCGCGTCACCTTCGAGCCCGGGATGCTGAAAGAGATCGTCCGTTCGGCGCCGGCGCAATTCACGCAGCACGCCCGCAACCCTGCCCGCAGCGTCGAGATCGGCGGCCGCAACGTGGTGTTCTCTCCGGCTTACGGTTCCCCCTTCGTCATGGATCTGGACAAGGGCAGGCGCTACGGCACCATCGAGGACTTCCGCAATCTGGTGAAGCTCGCCCAGTCGAGCCCCTGGCTGCACCACTCCGGCGGCACCATCTGCGAACCGTGCGACGTACCGGTGAACAAACGTCATCTCGACATGGTCTACAGCCACATAAAATACTCTGACCGCGCCTTCATGGGGTCGATTACCTCGGAGGAACGTGCCGAGGATTCGATCGAAATGGCCCGCATTCTTTTCGGTGCCGAATTCGTCGACGGCAACTGTGTCATTCTCGGCAATGTCAACGTCAACTCGCCGCTCGTCTGGGACGGCACGATGACGAAGTCGCTGCGGGCCTATGCGCGCGCCAACCAAGCCGCGGTGATCGTGCCGTTCATCCTCGGCGGCGCGATGGGGCCGGTGACCAATGCCGGGGCGATTGCGCAATCCTATGCCGAAACGCTTGCTGGCTGTGCGCTGACGCAGCTCGAACGCAAGGGCGCGCCCGTCATCTTCGGAAACTTTCTTTCCTCGATGTCGCTCCGCTCGGGCTCGCCGACCTTCGGCACGCCGGAACCGGCGATCGGCAGCATGGTCATCGGCCAGCTCGCGCGCCGGCTCGGCCTGCCGTTGCGCTGCGCCGGAAACTTCTCCAACTCGAAGCGCCCGGATGCACAGGCGATGCAGGAAGGCGTCATGTCGATGCTGTCGGCCGTACATTGCGGCGCCAATTTCGTCCTGCACTCGGCAGGCTTCGCCGACGGCCTGCTGGCCATGTCCTACGAAAAATTCATGATGGACATGGATTTCTGCGGGGCGCTGCATTCCTATCTTGCCGGCGTCGTTGTCGACGACAATACGCTCGCCATGGACGCCTTCCTGGAAGTGGGCCCGGGCAGCCACTTCCTTGGCTGCGGCCATACGATGCGCAATTATCAGACCGCCTTCTGGGACAGCGCCCTTTCCGATAACGAACCCTTCGAGAAATGGGTGGAACAGGGCGAAACCGACATGGCGCTGCGCGCGAACAGGAGCTGGAAAAAGGCTCTCGCCGAATATGAGGCGCCGCCCTTGGATG
This window contains:
- a CDS encoding LysR substrate-binding domain-containing protein, which encodes MENLRRLLPSAASLIVFEAAGRHQNFTRAAGELGMTQAAVSYAIRGLENQLGVPLFHRVHRAVELTEAGEKFHADVSVGLARIQKSAEDIRAKGRETNVTLAASTAFTSMWMLPRLARLREDLPEIDLRIQTSVRDLDLDEEPIPLGIRGGDPSHWPRYHAAVLADEVIQAVATPAYIETHGLPATPADLIRHNLIHLEEPVRRACDWTEWFASAGLAYPAQGKRLAINDYVLVIQAVLAGEGIALGWEHLTARQVRSGALVPVGGHVLRTGQAFYVVWPRSRELNSQARRIRDWLLEEGLRDRSGAGTASGHEALQRAAAISG
- a CDS encoding trimethylamine methyltransferase family protein, whose amino-acid sequence is MEVLEATGEAPKRTRSGRPQRREGSKNLGVPYIARNIPTYDILGEENLERIEGVADRILAEVGIEFRDDPVALDHWRRAGAKIEGLRVTFEPGMLKEIVRSAPAQFTQHARNPARSVEIGGRNVVFSPAYGSPFVMDLDKGRRYGTIEDFRNLVKLAQSSPWLHHSGGTICEPCDVPVNKRHLDMVYSHIKYSDRAFMGSITSEERAEDSIEMARILFGAEFVDGNCVILGNVNVNSPLVWDGTMTKSLRAYARANQAAVIVPFILGGAMGPVTNAGAIAQSYAETLAGCALTQLERKGAPVIFGNFLSSMSLRSGSPTFGTPEPAIGSMVIGQLARRLGLPLRCAGNFSNSKRPDAQAMQEGVMSMLSAVHCGANFVLHSAGFADGLLAMSYEKFMMDMDFCGALHSYLAGVVVDDNTLAMDAFLEVGPGSHFLGCGHTMRNYQTAFWDSALSDNEPFEKWVEQGETDMALRANRSWKKALAEYEAPPLDAAIDEALNDYVAARKNGMADAWY